One window of Halorubrum sp. CBA1229 genomic DNA carries:
- a CDS encoding DUF302 domain-containing protein, translating to MTYTITTTIDAQFDDVVTAVTTALQDEGFGILCDIDVKTTLKEKLDVDVDQYRILGACNPPLAHEGLAEEPELGALLPCNVIVYETDAGDVVVSAVDPQQLVGITENPDLDEIAVDVHERFERVIATVSDELGTVPEEE from the coding sequence ATGACGTATACCATCACCACAACGATCGATGCACAGTTCGACGATGTCGTAACCGCAGTCACGACCGCACTACAGGACGAAGGCTTCGGCATCCTCTGTGACATCGACGTCAAAACGACCCTGAAGGAAAAGCTCGATGTCGACGTAGACCAATACCGGATTCTCGGGGCGTGTAACCCTCCACTCGCCCACGAGGGGCTCGCCGAAGAGCCGGAATTGGGGGCCCTGCTCCCGTGTAACGTCATCGTCTACGAGACGGATGCCGGTGACGTCGTCGTGAGCGCCGTCGACCCCCAGCAACTGGTCGGCATCACGGAGAATCCAGACCTCGACGAGATCGCGGTCGACGTGCACGAACGATTCGAGCGCGTCATCGCAACGGTCTCAGACGAGTTGGGAACGGTGCCAGAGGAGGAGTGA
- a CDS encoding thioredoxin family protein, whose amino-acid sequence MTEVILFTQETCGACTTQREKNDGLEDKYPDVQFREVDIRKDLETAEEYGVRKTPTTLVYANGEQTAEFIGIVDRNDLESAIERATQQPSGLVQRLVDAVRK is encoded by the coding sequence GTGACCGAAGTAATCCTCTTCACCCAAGAGACGTGCGGGGCATGCACAACACAGCGGGAGAAAAACGACGGCCTCGAGGACAAGTATCCGGACGTGCAGTTCCGGGAGGTCGACATCCGGAAAGATCTGGAAACGGCCGAAGAATACGGCGTCCGAAAGACGCCGACGACACTCGTCTACGCGAACGGAGAGCAGACCGCCGAGTTCATCGGCATCGTCGACCGGAACGACCTCGAGTCAGCCATCGAGCGCGCGACCCAGCAACCGTCTGGACTCGTCCAGCGCCTCGTCGATGCCGTGCGAAAATAA
- a CDS encoding plastocyanin/azurin family copper-binding protein: MTNYNRRQFLGVLGAGAIAGVGITQPASAQETPVVKMGNNYFDPIGLHVEPGTTVRFELAAGAHSATAYENRIPSDASAFNSGTISSGSFEYTFEEPGTYDYYCIPHKSVGMVGRIVVGSPGGPAEESSIPDGEVPDSETIVQNGAVAIGSDVDGSGSTGGGMMGPGGGGMMGGSRGGWGGVPFVGGALGMLGLAGGLLYWALGRGDASPESDDSAMETLQRRYARGEIDEEEFQKRRERLEDR, translated from the coding sequence ATGACGAACTATAACCGACGTCAGTTCCTGGGAGTACTCGGTGCCGGCGCAATCGCCGGTGTAGGGATCACTCAGCCAGCGAGCGCACAGGAGACGCCCGTCGTGAAGATGGGCAACAACTACTTCGACCCGATCGGACTCCACGTCGAACCCGGCACGACCGTTCGCTTCGAGCTAGCGGCCGGAGCCCACTCGGCGACCGCCTACGAGAATCGGATTCCATCCGACGCCAGCGCATTCAACAGTGGAACCATCTCGTCGGGATCCTTCGAGTACACGTTCGAAGAGCCAGGCACGTACGACTACTACTGCATCCCGCACAAGTCGGTCGGGATGGTCGGCCGCATCGTCGTCGGCAGCCCCGGCGGCCCGGCCGAGGAGAGCTCAATCCCCGACGGCGAGGTCCCCGATAGCGAGACGATCGTCCAGAACGGCGCCGTGGCCATCGGCTCGGACGTCGACGGAAGCGGGAGCACCGGTGGCGGCATGATGGGGCCCGGCGGAGGGGGCATGATGGGTGGCTCGAGAGGCGGGTGGGGCGGCGTCCCGTTCGTCGGCGGGGCACTCGGAATGCTCGGCTTAGCTGGCGGACTCCTCTATTGGGCACTAGGACGAGGTGACGCATCTCCCGAGAGCGATGATTCCGCGATGGAAACCCTCCAACGCCGTTACGCACGAGGCGAGATCGACGAAGAAGAGTTCCAGAAGCGTCGTGAGCGGTTGGAAGACAGGTGA
- a CDS encoding ABC transporter permease gives MNRTATAFGIGLREHARNYVLVALLVVLPVSFITLAFAVTQDVQMPVRTLVDGETTTVMRGMPEVHGVIMTPITSSFIVGLAGLFLMREARDTDGRLAVVGYRARQVIAARFGVLAVITLVVVAVSVGVMLIDFQPEQLWWFVAAMLVLSVTYGLIGMLVGAVFNRLAGLWIMLILPMIDIGLFQDPLFVQSEPEWWMKLFPGYHPVRVMVDTGLTTDLDTAASLGWGAGYLLVVGLLAVWVYYRGTRTT, from the coding sequence GTGAACCGAACGGCCACGGCGTTCGGTATCGGGCTCCGGGAACACGCCCGCAACTACGTCCTCGTAGCGCTCCTGGTCGTCCTCCCAGTGTCGTTCATCACGCTCGCCTTCGCGGTCACCCAGGACGTCCAGATGCCGGTCCGGACGCTCGTCGACGGCGAGACGACGACCGTGATGCGGGGGATGCCCGAGGTCCACGGCGTGATCATGACACCGATCACGAGTTCGTTCATCGTCGGGTTGGCCGGTCTATTCCTAATGCGCGAGGCGAGAGACACGGACGGCCGCCTCGCTGTCGTCGGCTACCGAGCACGGCAGGTCATCGCCGCACGGTTCGGCGTCCTTGCAGTCATCACGCTTGTCGTGGTCGCTGTCTCCGTCGGGGTGATGCTCATCGACTTCCAGCCCGAACAGCTGTGGTGGTTCGTCGCCGCGATGCTCGTCCTTTCAGTTACCTACGGACTTATTGGGATGCTCGTCGGCGCCGTCTTCAACCGCCTGGCCGGCCTGTGGATTATGTTGATCCTCCCGATGATCGATATCGGACTGTTTCAGGACCCGCTGTTCGTCCAGTCTGAACCCGAGTGGTGGATGAAACTCTTCCCGGGCTACCATCCCGTCCGCGTGATGGTCGATACCGGACTCACGACGGACTTGGACACGGCTGCGTCGCTCGGCTGGGGGGCCGGCTATCTCCTCGTCGTCGGACTCCTCGCCGTGTGGGTGTACTACCGCGGAACTCGAACGACGTGA